A section of the Malania oleifera isolate guangnan ecotype guangnan chromosome 2, ASM2987363v1, whole genome shotgun sequence genome encodes:
- the LOC131148811 gene encoding NAC domain-containing protein 73-like isoform X2 yields MTWCNGCSEDQATDRSLQVPSSNNNSNINTVIARDKQRPNTCTQTTSCPSCGHHIKSQQDLPGLPAGVKFDPTDQELLEHLEAKIQFDGHKLHPLIDEFIPTLEGEDGICYTHPQKLPGVSKDGLIRHFFHRPSKAYTTGTRKRRKVHTDIAEGSETRWHKTGKTRSVIIGGKAKGYKKILVLYTNYGKQRKPEKTNWVMHQYHLGDNEEEKEGELVVSKVFYQTQPRQCNSITKDSLSLENSNGQTTRGQGNPSLKDIAHVEYYNPSLIISFDHQRSHSQASPPQLLSNFSVHDGSSFLP; encoded by the exons atgaCTTGGTGCAATGGCTGCAGCGAGGATCAAGCCACCGACAGAAGCCTGCAGGTGCCATCTtcaaataataatagcaatattAATACTGTTATTGCTCGCGATAAGCAACGTCCCAACACATGTACTCAAACCACAAGTTGCCCCTCATGTGGTCACCACATCAAATCCCAACAG GATCTGCCGGGGCTACCAGCGGGCGTGAAGTTTGATCCTACTGATCAAGAGCTTCTTGAGCATTTGGAGGCTAAGATCCAATTTGATGGTCATAAGCTTCATCCTCTCATTGATGAGTTCATCCCTACACTGGAAGGTGAGGATGGTATCTGCTACACGCATCCTCAGAAGTTGCCAG GAGTAAGTAAGGATGGCCTAATCCGCCATTTCTTCCATCGGCCTTCCAAGGCGTACACAACAGGAACTAGGAAACGAAGAAAGGTTCACACAGACATAGCGGAAGGTAGCGAAACTCGGTGGCACAAAACAGGGAAGACAAGGTCAGTAATTATTGGCGGCAAGGCGAAAGGATATAAGAAAATTCTTGTGCTATACACCAATTACGGAAAACAAAGAAAGCCTGAGAAAACAAATTGGGTAATGCATCAATACCACCTTGGCgataatgaagaagaaaaggaggGAGAACTAGTAGTTTCCAAGGTTTTCTACCAAACGCAGCCACGACAATGCAATTCCATCACTAAGGACTCGTTGTCTCTTGAAAATTCGAATGGTCAAACTACTCGAGGACAGGGCAATCCTAGTCTTAAGGACATTGCCCATGTTGAGTACTATAACCCCTCTTTGATCATCTCCTTCGATCATCAGCGCAGCCATAGTCAAGCAAGCCCTCCACAGCTATTGTCTAATTTTTCCGTCCACGATGGGTCTTCTTTTCTTCCTTGA
- the LOC131148811 gene encoding NAC domain-containing protein 73-like isoform X1 encodes MTWCNGCSEDQATDRSLQVPSSNNNSNINTVIARDKQRPNTCTQTTSCPSCGHHIKSQQHGIQDLPGLPAGVKFDPTDQELLEHLEAKIQFDGHKLHPLIDEFIPTLEGEDGICYTHPQKLPGVSKDGLIRHFFHRPSKAYTTGTRKRRKVHTDIAEGSETRWHKTGKTRSVIIGGKAKGYKKILVLYTNYGKQRKPEKTNWVMHQYHLGDNEEEKEGELVVSKVFYQTQPRQCNSITKDSLSLENSNGQTTRGQGNPSLKDIAHVEYYNPSLIISFDHQRSHSQASPPQLLSNFSVHDGSSFLP; translated from the exons atgaCTTGGTGCAATGGCTGCAGCGAGGATCAAGCCACCGACAGAAGCCTGCAGGTGCCATCTtcaaataataatagcaatattAATACTGTTATTGCTCGCGATAAGCAACGTCCCAACACATGTACTCAAACCACAAGTTGCCCCTCATGTGGTCACCACATCAAATCCCAACAG CATGGAATTCAGGATCTGCCGGGGCTACCAGCGGGCGTGAAGTTTGATCCTACTGATCAAGAGCTTCTTGAGCATTTGGAGGCTAAGATCCAATTTGATGGTCATAAGCTTCATCCTCTCATTGATGAGTTCATCCCTACACTGGAAGGTGAGGATGGTATCTGCTACACGCATCCTCAGAAGTTGCCAG GAGTAAGTAAGGATGGCCTAATCCGCCATTTCTTCCATCGGCCTTCCAAGGCGTACACAACAGGAACTAGGAAACGAAGAAAGGTTCACACAGACATAGCGGAAGGTAGCGAAACTCGGTGGCACAAAACAGGGAAGACAAGGTCAGTAATTATTGGCGGCAAGGCGAAAGGATATAAGAAAATTCTTGTGCTATACACCAATTACGGAAAACAAAGAAAGCCTGAGAAAACAAATTGGGTAATGCATCAATACCACCTTGGCgataatgaagaagaaaaggaggGAGAACTAGTAGTTTCCAAGGTTTTCTACCAAACGCAGCCACGACAATGCAATTCCATCACTAAGGACTCGTTGTCTCTTGAAAATTCGAATGGTCAAACTACTCGAGGACAGGGCAATCCTAGTCTTAAGGACATTGCCCATGTTGAGTACTATAACCCCTCTTTGATCATCTCCTTCGATCATCAGCGCAGCCATAGTCAAGCAAGCCCTCCACAGCTATTGTCTAATTTTTCCGTCCACGATGGGTCTTCTTTTCTTCCTTGA